In Clostridium omnivorum, the DNA window AGGAAACTACGGGAAGTATAGATACTATATATGCTACAGGAGGTTTTGTACGTTCTCAGCTCTGGGTACAGATGATGGCAGATGTATTTAATAAGAAAGTGGTGATAGCTGAAAGCTATGAAAGCTCATGTTTAGGGGCAGCAGTTTTGGCAATGAAGGCTTTAGGAGAAATTGAAGCTGTAGAACAGGTTGAAAAGCTGGTACCTATATCCAAGATATTTATGCCTAATAGAGAAAATCATGAAAGATACATGAAAAATTTTGAGATATACAGAAGATTATATTCAAAGCTTAAAGATGAGTTTGTGAATATTGAAATGTTACAAAAATAATTAGTTCGTGGGGAAGTTTAACTTTAAAAAATAAAAGGAGGAATATATTATGCCTTTATTTATAGTGGCTATTGGGGTTGCCTTGTTATTATTATTAATGATTGGTTTTAAATTAAATGGATTTATATCACTAGTTTTAGTTTCGCTAGTAGTAGGTATTATGGAAGGAATGCCTATACAAAATGTTGTTAATTCAGTTAAAAATGGTGTTGGCGGTACCTTGGGAAGCTTGGCTCTTATCCTTGGCTTTGGTGCAATGTTAGGTAAGCTTATGGCTGAAAGTGGGGCGGCTCAAAGAATTGCTGTTACACTAATAGACAAGTTCGGTAAAAAGAGAATTCAATGGGCTGTAGTTATTACAGGATTTATTGTAGGTATAGCTCTTTTCTATGAAGTTGGATTTGTACTTCTAATTCCTCTTGTATTTACTATTGCAGCATCTGCCGATATACCACTATTATACATTGGTGTACCTATGGCAGCTGCTTTATCAGTAACTCACGGCTTTTTGCCACCACACCCAGGTCCTACAGCGATAGCTGGGGTTTATAAAGCCGATTTAGGAAAGACTTTATTATATGGTATAGTTTTAGCAATACCAACCGTTATTATAGCTGGACCTCTATTTACTAAATTTTTAAAAAATATGGAACATCCAATTCCAACAAATCTATACAATCCAAAGATATTCAAAGATGAAGAAATGCCTGGCTTTGGAGTTAGTATATTCACAGGATTAATACCAGTTATACTTATGGCTATAGCAGCATTTGCTAATATGTATCTGCCAGCTAAGTCACAAGTAAGATTGATTTCAAACTTTATTGGGGATCCAGTAATAGCTCTATTAATATCTGTTTTAGTTGCAATATTTACTTTTGGCTTAAACACAGGAAAGAAAATGCCTGAAGTTATGAAAATAGTTTCTGAATCAATCGCATCAATTGCTATGATACTTCTTATAATTGCTGGTGGTGGTGCCTTTAAACAGGTGCTTATAGATAGTGGAGTTGGAAAGTATATAGCAACTGTTATGACAGGAAGTAAACTTTCACCACTTGTACTTGCATGGCTTATAGCAGCTATTTTAAGATTAGCTCTTGGATCAGCAACTGTTGCGTCCATGACTGCAGCAGGAATAGTTGCACCATTAATAGCAGCAACAAATGTTAGCCCAGAGCTAATGGTTATAGCTACAGGTGCAGGAAGTCTTATTTTCTCACACGTAAATGATCCTGGATTCTGGATATTTAAAGAATATTTCAACTTAAGCATACCAGAAACTTTAAAATCTTGGTCTGTAATGGAAACTATAATATCTGTTTCGGGATTGATTGGAGTTTTACTTGTAAACATGTTACTATAATTATTATAAAAATTTAACAATATATTGAAGATTATAAAGTTATATATAGCTTTAAAGCAGCAATTCAGTTTGAATTATGAGAGCTGCTAGGTTGCTCAGTTTTTCAGGAAGGGAGATAAAGCAATGAATATAGGACTCGTAGGACTAGGAAAAATGGGTTATAATTTAGCCTTAAATCTAATAAGGAATAATCACTCTGTAGTAGCTTATGACTGCATCAGTGAAAATGTGGATAATATATGTAAGGAAGGTGCAAAAGGGGCGTATACCTTGGAGGAAATGGTAAGAGCTCTATTCCATAAGCGTGTAATATGGCTTATGGTTCCTGCAGGAAAAATAGTAGATGATGTAATTGATGAATTAGTACCTCTCATAGAACCTGGAGATATTATTATAGACGGAGGTAACTCCAACTATAAGGACTCTATAAGAAGATATAAGAAGTTAAAAGAAAAGGGTATAGAGTTTATTGACTGTGGAACTAGCGGCGGAACTAGCGGAGCACTTAATGGCGCATGCACTATGATAGGTGGAGAAAGAGATTCTGTAGCTTATTGTGAGGAAATATTTAAGGATATTTCTGTTGAAAATGGTTATCTTCATGTAGGCGAGCCTGGAAGTGGACATTTTACGAAAATGGTCCATAATGGAATTGAATATGGAATGATGCAAGCCATAGCAGAAGGTTTTGAGGTTCTTGAAAAATGTGAGTTTAATATAGACTATGAAAAGGTTGCTAAGGTTTGGAATAATGGCTCAGTAATAAGAAGCTGGCTTATGGAGCTTACAGAATCAGCATTTTCTAAGGATAAGAATTTAGAGGCCATTAGAGGTGTAATGAATTCTTCCGGAGAAGGAAAGTGGACACTTGAAACAGCACTTGATTTAGGTGTTCCAACACCAGTTATAGCAATGTCTATCATGATGAGATATAGATCACTTCAAGAGGACACTTTTTCAGGAAAGGTAGTGGCTGCTCTAAGAAATGAGTTTGGTGGGCACAGCGTAGAAAGAACATAAAGCTATGTATTTTATTAATAAATAAAATATAAGGAATATCTATTTTATAGAATTGTTTCTATATCCACACTTGGGAATAATAAAATAAGAGTAATATTATTAACATGCCTTTACTATTAATTATAAGGGCATGTTCTTTTTTTAATATAGTACTTTATTTATATGAGAAAGATGTGTTAAAATATTATTAGGAAATAATTATTATTCATGGGAGGGTTTTGAAATGATTACTAGAAATCTAGATAAAGCTAGAGATGCATTTAAAAATAAGAATATAGAAGCTTCAGTTAAAGCTCACCAGCACAAAAATGTAAGGGCAGAAGAAAGGCATAGTGCTGCAGGTCAATATATAAAGAGTTTAGTGTATGGAGGCCTAGATGGAACAATTACTACTTTTGCAGTGGTAGCAGGAGTAGCAGGAGCAGCACTTTCACCTGGGATAGTCCTAATTATGGGATTTGCAAATCTAATAGGTGATGGTCTGTCCATGGCTATGGGGGATTATTTAAGCACTAAATCCGAAATGGAGTATCAAACGGCGGAAAGGGAGAGAGAAACTTGGGAGGTACAAAATTACCCAGAGGGAGAAAAGCTAGAATTAATGGAGCTGTACATAAATAAAGGGATGGATAAGGAAGATGCTAAAATCGTAACGGATATAATATCCAAGAATAAAGAAGCATGGGTTGATATCATGATGGTGGAGGAGCTTGGAATAATAGAGGAGAAAGAATCACCAATAAAAAATGCGTTAGTAACCTTTGCATCATTTTTAGTATTCGGATTTATTCCTCTTATAACTTATGTGGTTTCCAAACTAATACCTGGCCGTGGAATGAATTTGTTTGTAGCATCCAGTGTATTGACCGCAGCAACTCTATTTACTTTAGGAGCCTTAAAGGTTAGAGTAACAGGTAGGAATTGGATTGTTTCAGGTCTTGAAATGCTGCTAGTTGGAGGACTTACAGCAGCGGCAGCTTATGGCATTGGCACATTGCTTTCGGGAGTAGCGTAAGATTTAAAGAAACATGAAGATATTAATAAACCCCATGATTTTCAAGAAAATCATGGGGTTTATTAATATCTTAAAATGTATTGAAATAGCCTGGGTTTATAATTTTACCTAGGCTATTTATTTTACATATTATAGTACTATCTAGCCATTCCGAAGATAGCTCCTGATAGAAATGGAATTAGCCATATAACCCAAACAACTATGCTGAATTTATGGAAATTAGCTTTTGATTTTTCATCACCCTTCACTAAAACAGCTGTAGCCCATGCTGCGTGGAAAAGCATTAATACAATAGCTAAAAGACCAGTGATTCCATGAAAATTAAGTTCAAAGCCTTTGCCGGCTATCTTGCTCATAACGGTAGTTCCAAGAGTATCAAAGGTTAACCCTACATAAAATATTGCAGTGTGCCACTTTTTTAGTACTCCTTGTTTCTTTTCACTCCATACCCCTATGGTATAGAAAACTAAAGCTAGATTGATAAAAACTATTGCGTAGATTAACATAATAAAACCCTCCATTTATATTTATATTTTTTAATTGATAGATTTGTGATTTTATAAGAATTCAAAAGGTGATACTGCTGGTTTGCTAGAGGCTATAGAGAACCTTCAATAGTATCAAATGAACATTGTTCATTTGCGTTCATTTAAAAATCATATCATTTGATATGATTTAATTTAATAACTGTTTAAGGAATTTTTCAAAGGATAAATAATCAAAAAAGGGCATTTGTATCATTGTCATAAAATTCATAGCGATAAACTTTGCAGTTTCATAAGAATCAAGTTTAAGGTTTATTGCAGAATCTTTTTTGCTTGCTTCACTAATAAGCAAAGCTTCAAACCTTTTAATCAAGCCTTCAAAATATACATATTCTCTCTCTACACCTGTTTCTACAAATTCGGGAGTTGCATAAAACTCAGGTCTTAACCACATTTTCTTAAATTTTTTTGTAAAGTGATCTAAATTTATGAAAATATCATTTAGCTTTACATAAAAATCTCTTTTTGAATTAATTATTTTATCTAGTAAGAGAAAGTATTCCTCCCAGTACCCCTCCATCATTGCCATTACCAAGTCTTTTTTTGTGGGGTAATAATTGTATATTGTACCTAGAGCAATATCGCAGGCTTTAGCAACATTTCTCATGCTCAGCTTTGAATATCCTTCATGAATAAGTATTTCCTTTGATTTTTCCAAGATTAATTGTTTAGGATTTTCAATAATTCTAGACAACTGCAGCACCTCGATTCAATCATCTGAACACTGTTCATTATATTCTTATAGATTACTTTTGTCAACATAAATTTTTTAGAAAGTTTAAATAGAAAAGTGTAGCAGAATTAAATAAATTTTCAAAACGTTTACTAATATTTCTATTGAAATATTTAAAAAAATATTATAACATTATTATTACAACGGATTTTTTCTATTAGATTACAATGAAGTTTGAAAACTTAATAATGCGTAGAAGAGGCATAAAGGTTTTTATCTTTTGAACTCTTGGAGAGATAAGGAGGATATTATGAAGAAATTTACAGCTATAGGTGTTAGCAGTGGTGTTGTTGCTGGCATATGGGCTGGAGTTAGTATGTCTCTAGGACTTGGAACTTTTGCGGGATTTTTAGCTTGGTCTTCTTATTTTGCAGTAGGCGGAGGTAAAAAGGGCATAAAAGCAGGTCTTATTGCAAATTTATGTGGTATCTGTTGGGGGCTTGCGGAGGCTAAGCTAACAGCGGTTTTGGGACCTTATGTAGGAAATATTCTTGCAGCTGCACTAGCCACAGGAATTGGATCAGCAGTAATATGTTGGCAGTCAAAGATTGATTTGCTAAAGTTTATTCCAGGGACCTTTATTGGATGTACAGCATTCTTTGCCACTAACTTAAACTTCAAGCTTACTATAATCTCTATGATTATTGGTTCTTTACTTGGGTATGTTTCAGATATTCTTGTAAATGTACTTGCAAAGGAAGAAGAAGCTGAAGAAACAAAAGTATTTCAGATTAAAAGAGGAGCTCTTTTAAAGAAATATATGAAATAGAAGGTTTAGTAAGGTGATATAAAAATCACGTTTTTTTAAAGCGAAATGTGAAAGCGCTTACCTAATTTTCATATACCATATATTTCATTTAATGACAATGATATAAATAAAAAATATGAAAAAGCAGTAGGAGTAAAACATAATACAGCGTTGAAAACGTGATGACTAGGATGTAAAAGCTTTTTGAAAATGCGAATAAATTATGGTTGAGTTTTGTAAACCAATGTTGTATAATAATTGTGTAAGCGTTCACATTTAGGACGAATTACATTGTGAAACTTGGTAAAGCTCTTCTCCATTGAGGAGTGTTTCCTAATTGCATGGGGAGGGTACAAAATGCCTGTAACTATTAATGATATTGCTAAAAAAGCAGGAGTTTCCTTAGCTACTGTGTCAAGAGTTTTAAATGATTCTGGATATGTAAAGCAGGAAACAAGAGAAAAAATTTTAAGTGTAATAAAGGAATTGAATTACACACCTAGTGCTATTGCTAGGAGCTTATCAACAAGCAAAACTAATACTATAGGTGTTATTGTTCCAGAGATAAGCAATCCTTTCTTTGGAGAAGTAATAAAGGGTATTAGTGATGTAGCTGATGAGAATGGACTTAATATAATACTATTTGACTCTAATGAAAGTATGGAAAAAGAAATAAAGGCACTTAAAGTGCTAAAAGAACAAAGGATACAAGGAATTTTAATAGCTTCTACTTCTGTTGAAGACAAATTCAATAGTGAGTATATTGTAACTATTGAAACTATGGGAATACCAATAGTACTTGTAGATGGACATGTTACTCATGCTA includes these proteins:
- the gntT gene encoding gluconate transporter; this encodes MPLFIVAIGVALLLLLMIGFKLNGFISLVLVSLVVGIMEGMPIQNVVNSVKNGVGGTLGSLALILGFGAMLGKLMAESGAAQRIAVTLIDKFGKKRIQWAVVITGFIVGIALFYEVGFVLLIPLVFTIAASADIPLLYIGVPMAAALSVTHGFLPPHPGPTAIAGVYKADLGKTLLYGIVLAIPTVIIAGPLFTKFLKNMEHPIPTNLYNPKIFKDEEMPGFGVSIFTGLIPVILMAIAAFANMYLPAKSQVRLISNFIGDPVIALLISVLVAIFTFGLNTGKKMPEVMKIVSESIASIAMILLIIAGGGAFKQVLIDSGVGKYIATVMTGSKLSPLVLAWLIAAILRLALGSATVASMTAAGIVAPLIAATNVSPELMVIATGAGSLIFSHVNDPGFWIFKEYFNLSIPETLKSWSVMETIISVSGLIGVLLVNMLL
- a CDS encoding TetR/AcrR family transcriptional regulator: MSRIIENPKQLILEKSKEILIHEGYSKLSMRNVAKACDIALGTIYNYYPTKKDLVMAMMEGYWEEYFLLLDKIINSKRDFYVKLNDIFINLDHFTKKFKKMWLRPEFYATPEFVETGVEREYVYFEGLIKRFEALLISEASKKDSAINLKLDSYETAKFIAMNFMTMIQMPFFDYLSFEKFLKQLLN
- a CDS encoding DUF1097 domain-containing protein, which codes for MKKFTAIGVSSGVVAGIWAGVSMSLGLGTFAGFLAWSSYFAVGGGKKGIKAGLIANLCGICWGLAEAKLTAVLGPYVGNILAAALATGIGSAVICWQSKIDLLKFIPGTFIGCTAFFATNLNFKLTIISMIIGSLLGYVSDILVNVLAKEEEAEETKVFQIKRGALLKKYMK
- a CDS encoding VIT1/CCC1 transporter family protein, with protein sequence MITRNLDKARDAFKNKNIEASVKAHQHKNVRAEERHSAAGQYIKSLVYGGLDGTITTFAVVAGVAGAALSPGIVLIMGFANLIGDGLSMAMGDYLSTKSEMEYQTAERERETWEVQNYPEGEKLELMELYINKGMDKEDAKIVTDIISKNKEAWVDIMMVEELGIIEEKESPIKNALVTFASFLVFGFIPLITYVVSKLIPGRGMNLFVASSVLTAATLFTLGALKVRVTGRNWIVSGLEMLLVGGLTAAAAYGIGTLLSGVA
- the gnd gene encoding phosphogluconate dehydrogenase (NAD(+)-dependent, decarboxylating) gives rise to the protein MNIGLVGLGKMGYNLALNLIRNNHSVVAYDCISENVDNICKEGAKGAYTLEEMVRALFHKRVIWLMVPAGKIVDDVIDELVPLIEPGDIIIDGGNSNYKDSIRRYKKLKEKGIEFIDCGTSGGTSGALNGACTMIGGERDSVAYCEEIFKDISVENGYLHVGEPGSGHFTKMVHNGIEYGMMQAIAEGFEVLEKCEFNIDYEKVAKVWNNGSVIRSWLMELTESAFSKDKNLEAIRGVMNSSGEGKWTLETALDLGVPTPVIAMSIMMRYRSLQEDTFSGKVVAALRNEFGGHSVERT
- a CDS encoding HsmA family protein; translation: MLIYAIVFINLALVFYTIGVWSEKKQGVLKKWHTAIFYVGLTFDTLGTTVMSKIAGKGFELNFHGITGLLAIVLMLFHAAWATAVLVKGDEKSKANFHKFSIVVWVIWLIPFLSGAIFGMAR